From Triticum urartu cultivar G1812 chromosome 2, Tu2.1, whole genome shotgun sequence, a single genomic window includes:
- the LOC125541113 gene encoding hydroquinone glucosyltransferase-like, which produces MGSLTSTGPAPPRARPHVVLLASPGAGHLIPMAELARRLVELHGFAATIVTFTNLCGPAGQLLPRLPTSVATAALPAVRMDDLPADAHDGFVLLELVRRSVPNIRALLRSINDGSSAAPLAALVPDFLCSVALPVAAELGVPGYLFIPSNLALVALTRHILELHEDAAPGEYRDLPVPLELLGGVSLCREDLPDGCGSSRHPGYEQVVELGRRIRAADGILVNTFYEMEPGTAEAFKRLAVPEQAAGAFLFPPVFPVGPFVRGPDPDEAAVGASSPCLEWLDRQPVGSVVYVAFGSGGALSVEQTAELAGGLEASGQRFLWVVRMPRTDGGDDEDDPLAWLPEGFLGRTRGRGLAVAAWAPQVRVLSHPATAVFVSHCGWNSTLESVGCGVPMLAWPLYAEQRMNAVILEERLGVALRVAPDVGCLVTRHEIATVVKELVEGDQKLRRRAEDLQKAAARAWSPEGPSRRALEEVAIKWKAALGKKKQPM; this is translated from the coding sequence ATGGGGTCGTTGACCAGCACTGGCCCCGCGCCACCCAGAGCGCGGCCGCACGTCGTGCTTCTGGCCAGCCCCGGCGCCGGCCACCTCATTCCAATGGCCGAGCTGGCGCGGCGGCTCGTGGAGCTCCACGGCTTCGCGGCCACGATCGTCACCTTCACCAACCTCTGCGGCCCGGCAGGCCAGCTTCTCCCGCGCCTCCCCACCTCCGTCGCCACCGCCGCGCTCCCCGCCGTCCGGATGGACGACCTCCCCGCCGACGCCCACGACGGGTTCGTGCTCCTGGAGCTCGTCCGCCGCTCCGTCCCCAACATCCGCGCCCTCCTCCGCTCCATCAACGACGGCTCCAGTGCCGCCCCGCTCGCCGCGCTGGTGCCCGACTTCCTCTGCTCCGTGGCGCTGCCCGTCGCCGCCGAGCTCGGCGTCCCGGGGTACCTCTTCATCCCTAGCAACCTGGCCTTGGTCGCCCTCACGCGCCACATCCTCGAGCTCCACGAGGACGCCGCCCCGGGCGAGTACCGCGACCTCCCGGTGCCTCTCGAGCTTCTCGGCGGCGTCTCGCTGTGCCGCGAGGACCTCCCCGACGGGTGCGGCAGTTCCAGGCACCCGGGTTACGAGCAGGTTGTCGAGTTGGGCCGGAGGATCCGCGCTGCCGATGGCATACTGGTTAACACGTTCTACGAGATGGAACCTGGCACCGCGGAAGCGTTCAAGCGGCTGGCCGTGCCAGAGCAAGCTGCGGGCGCGTTCCTCTTCCCGCCGGTGTTCCCGGTGGGGCCATTCGTCCGGGGGCCAGATCCCGACGAAGCCGCCGTGGGCGCGTCGTCGCCATGCTTGGAGTGGCTCGACCGTCAGCCGGTCGGTTCTGTGGTGTACGTCGCCTTCGGGAGCGGCGGGGCACTTTCCGTGGAGCAGACGGCCGAGCTCGCGGGTGGTCTCGAGGCGAGCGGCCAAAGGTTTCTTTGGGTCGTGCGGATGCCAAGAAccgacggcggcgacgacgagGACGATCCATTGGCGTGGCTCCCCGAGGGCTTCTTGGGGAGGACGCGGGGCAGGGGCCTGGCCGTCGCGGCGTGGGCGCCTCAGGTGCGCGTGCTGTCCCACCCCGCGACCGCCGTGTTCGTGTCGCACTGCGGGTGGAACTCAACGCTGGAGAGCGTGGGGTGCGGCGTGCCCATGCTCGCGTGGCCGCTGTATGCAGAGCAGAGGATGAACGCCGTCATTCTGGAAGAGAGGCTTGGAGTGGCATTGCGAGTGGCGCCGGACGTCGGATGCTTGGTGACCCGCCATGAGATCGCCACCGTCGTGAAGGAGCTCGTGGAGGGGGATCAGAAGCTGCGGCGCCGGGCCGAGGACCTGCAGAAAGCGGCAGCACGTGCGTGGTCGCCGGAGGGGCCGTCGCGCCGTGCGCTCGAGGAGGTCGCCATCAAGTGGAAGGCGGCGCTTGGCAAAAAAAAGCAACCCATGTAG